The sequence GGTTGCGCACCGAGACGATATTGCCCAGCGAGGCCGAGTAGGTGCCAAGCAGCGCCAGGCCGATCGCGATCAACGTATTGTCGTCCAGGGCGACGCCGGTCAGCTCCGGCCAGAACACCAGGGCGATTCCCACCAATCCAATACCCGCTCCGATCACCACGTGCATCTGCACCGGCGTGCCCAACCAGAGTCGACCGTTGACGATATTCATCACAATAACCGACGAGAACAGCACGGCGATCAGGCCACTGGTGAGGTACTGGGTGCTGAGATAGATCAGCCAGTAGTTGAAACCGAACAGCAGCAGCCCTTGCAGCAGGATAAAGCGATGCGCACGCGCGCCGAATCTCAGGTGCAGCCCGCGCAGCGCACAGTAGGCGAGCAGCAGCACTGCGGCGAGGATGAAACGATAGGCTACCGATACCTGGGGGTCGACCACTCCCAGTTGAAATGTGATCCCCAGCCAGGTCGAACCCCAGATAAAGACCGTAGCCAGATAGAACAACACGTTGCCCATGCTCGATGCCTTTGCGTGCCTCAACAGATGGAATTCCAGCAGTTACGACACTACAGGCTCCACGAACCTGTAACCATGCACAATTGTCGGGAAATTGCGGGCGAACAGTTGGTCTCCGGCGTTCCGCGCATAACCCGGAATCGTATCTACGCCGCTCCGACGATCCTGGCCGGGGACTGGGATTTCGCTACCGGGCGGACGGCGTACTACCGCTTGACGTACTGCC is a genomic window of Pseudomonadota bacterium containing:
- a CDS encoding EamA family transporter, with amino-acid sequence MGNVLFYLATVFIWGSTWLGITFQLGVVDPQVSVAYRFILAAVLLLAYCALRGLHLRFGARAHRFILLQGLLLFGFNYWLIYLSTQYLTSGLIAVLFSSVIVMNIVNGRLWLGTPVQMHVVIGAGIGLVGIALVFWPELTGVALDDNTLIAIGLALLGTYSASLGNIVSVRNQRERLPVVQTNALGMAYGGFTMLVIAGLFGKEYLVDLSLPYMGSLLYLSVFGSIIAFGCYLTLVGRIGANKAAYAMLLFPVVALQLSVWFEGYQWSTQSLAGVALVLAGNGIILVTPKQWMRWLRLRTRSTVAQKPECQG